The following coding sequences lie in one Kribbella sp. NBC_00709 genomic window:
- a CDS encoding ABC transporter substrate-binding protein, whose product MPRRFTMPLIAAAVGLFLLVTACGGQTSPAAVTEPTAAGAAPAKTAYPLTIDNCGTKQTFSTPPERVLILNGTSVGEVESFILLGLEKSILANGQSYGVSDDPGMIAKIAALPKGGLTMNKNFDVPAEQALALKPDLVVSTWSGGFDASMGFATREQFAKAGAATLVNPVNCANGKRDATAAEKATYDAAGIQSSYDFMTLLGQIFDVQEKAADVVDGLRQRVEAIRSKVDGTEPQKVLIVYPGMSMMNENGLPAVMTGGIYDDVIKAGGGVNSFAGKTADSTRTINAEQLAAADVDVLVVGAFTPQEKPDVEAQALMEKFPQWRASKSRTYATVADGVYLGPLNAWAVEKIAKAAHPDRF is encoded by the coding sequence ATGCCTAGACGCTTCACTATGCCCCTGATCGCCGCAGCGGTCGGTCTGTTTCTGCTGGTGACGGCGTGCGGCGGCCAGACATCCCCGGCCGCTGTCACCGAGCCGACCGCGGCGGGGGCTGCGCCGGCGAAGACGGCGTACCCGTTGACGATCGACAACTGCGGTACGAAGCAGACCTTCAGCACGCCGCCGGAGCGAGTGCTGATCCTGAACGGGACTTCGGTCGGCGAGGTCGAGAGCTTCATCCTGCTCGGCCTGGAGAAGTCGATCCTGGCCAACGGGCAGTCGTACGGCGTGTCCGACGACCCGGGGATGATCGCGAAGATCGCGGCGCTGCCCAAGGGCGGGCTGACGATGAACAAGAACTTCGACGTGCCTGCCGAGCAGGCGCTCGCGCTGAAGCCGGATCTGGTCGTGTCGACCTGGTCCGGTGGCTTCGATGCAAGCATGGGATTCGCCACCCGGGAGCAGTTCGCCAAGGCCGGTGCGGCCACGCTGGTGAACCCGGTCAACTGCGCCAACGGGAAGCGGGATGCGACCGCGGCGGAGAAGGCGACGTACGACGCCGCCGGGATCCAGTCGTCGTACGACTTCATGACGTTGCTCGGACAGATCTTCGACGTCCAGGAGAAGGCGGCCGATGTGGTCGATGGTTTGCGTCAACGGGTCGAGGCGATCCGGTCGAAGGTCGACGGCACCGAGCCGCAGAAGGTCCTGATCGTGTACCCGGGCATGTCGATGATGAACGAGAACGGCCTGCCCGCGGTGATGACCGGTGGCATCTACGACGACGTGATCAAGGCGGGCGGCGGGGTGAACTCGTTCGCGGGCAAGACGGCCGACAGCACCCGGACGATCAATGCCGAGCAACTCGCGGCGGCGGATGTCGACGTCCTGGTGGTCGGTGCGTTCACACCGCAGGAGAAGCCGGATGTTGAGGCGCAGGCCCTGATGGAGAAGTTCCCGCAGTGGCGGGCCTCGAAGTCCCGGACCTACGCGACCGTGGCCGACGGTGTGTATCTCGGGCCGCTGAACGCGTGGGCAGTGGAGAAGATCGCGAAGGCGGCGCATCCTGACCGCTTCTGA
- a CDS encoding cupredoxin domain-containing protein yields the protein MVKLPTRRTTVTVLSLLAVLGLAGCGGGDDGTPSPSVSTTTASPTTGEPSQTPSSVSPSSVAVSTPPSSAPAADVVIDVTIAKGKVIPSGATVKAKAGQSVRINVTTDAADEVHVHGYDKELEVAPGKPGVITFTADTKGTFEIETHESGKLIAKLVVS from the coding sequence ATGGTCAAGCTGCCGACGCGCCGTACGACGGTCACCGTCCTGTCCCTGCTCGCCGTGCTCGGCCTGGCCGGTTGTGGGGGCGGTGACGACGGGACACCGTCGCCCTCGGTGTCGACGACCACAGCGTCACCCACGACGGGTGAGCCGAGCCAGACGCCGAGTTCCGTCTCTCCAAGCTCCGTGGCGGTCAGTACGCCGCCGAGCAGTGCGCCGGCTGCCGACGTGGTGATTGATGTGACGATCGCCAAGGGCAAGGTCATCCCGAGCGGTGCGACGGTCAAGGCGAAGGCCGGCCAGTCGGTGCGGATCAATGTGACCACCGACGCGGCGGACGAGGTGCATGTGCACGGCTACGACAAGGAGCTCGAGGTCGCCCCCGGAAAGCCGGGTGTCATCACCTTCACGGCCGACACCAAGGGAACGTTCGAGATCGAGACCCACGAGAGCGGCAAGTTGATCGCCAAGCTCGTGGTGTCCTGA
- a CDS encoding BlaI/MecI/CopY family transcriptional regulator, with protein MSGERTRARGELEAAVMEVLWAHAAPMTAVQILELVPGKRPAHTTLLTALDRLCRKGLAVRTDVGSRELRFQPATTEAEHASQVMLKTLGDTHDRSAALLQFAGDLTAGDIALLRGAIKGRGKTRRAEE; from the coding sequence GTGTCAGGTGAGCGGACGCGTGCCCGGGGAGAGCTCGAGGCCGCCGTGATGGAGGTGCTCTGGGCGCATGCCGCGCCGATGACCGCGGTACAGATCCTGGAGCTCGTTCCCGGCAAGCGGCCGGCGCACACGACGCTGCTGACTGCTCTGGACCGGCTGTGCCGTAAGGGGCTTGCGGTCCGGACCGATGTCGGATCGCGGGAGCTGCGGTTCCAGCCGGCGACCACCGAGGCCGAGCATGCCAGTCAGGTCATGCTCAAGACCCTTGGTGACACCCATGATCGCAGCGCCGCGCTGCTCCAGTTCGCCGGCGATCTCACCGCAGGCGACATCGCCTTGCTCCGAGGGGCTATCAAGGGCCGGGGCAAGACTCGGCGGGCCGAGGAGTAG
- a CDS encoding DUF5134 domain-containing protein: MLTSPWDLLLTALFAMTLALSLWWWTSASRSDVRDRVLHLNHAVMSAAMIVMIWWPFGRLGSWVQIAIFALLFLLVIRVDWQPVFERVGDTTAHVLMNLAMIWMLAAMPLLMGDSAMTPEAHADHAGHGGAMPSDASGMAMAGPDTWVKALNGVATAAVFLCGFWWLRQITRSGQHRAHAACHVLMAGGMAAMLILMVA, translated from the coding sequence GTGTTAACCAGCCCGTGGGATCTACTGCTGACGGCCCTGTTCGCCATGACACTCGCGCTCAGCCTGTGGTGGTGGACCAGTGCGAGCCGCTCCGACGTCCGCGACCGCGTCCTGCACCTCAATCATGCCGTCATGAGTGCGGCGATGATCGTCATGATCTGGTGGCCGTTCGGCCGGCTCGGCAGCTGGGTACAGATCGCGATCTTCGCCTTGCTTTTCCTTCTGGTGATCCGGGTCGACTGGCAGCCGGTCTTCGAGCGCGTCGGTGACACCACCGCACACGTCCTGATGAACCTGGCCATGATCTGGATGCTCGCCGCGATGCCGTTGCTGATGGGTGACTCCGCCATGACGCCAGAAGCCCACGCCGACCACGCCGGACACGGCGGCGCCATGCCGTCAGACGCGAGCGGAATGGCCATGGCCGGCCCGGACACCTGGGTCAAGGCGCTGAACGGCGTCGCCACCGCGGCCGTGTTCCTCTGCGGCTTCTGGTGGCTCCGGCAGATCACGCGGTCCGGACAGCACCGAGCACACGCCGCCTGTCACGTCCTGATGGCCGGCGGCATGGCCGCGATGCTCATCCTGATGGTCGCCTGA
- a CDS encoding M56 family metallopeptidase, with the protein MVVLAACLVYVVTVTAAGPLLLTSGQWQVWYPRLALACWHLALASSAAVLIFGVGFAIIRASAGESGRQGLAALLPGLAIWLMLFVVGALSALFLGQSEHVVRQEHSRRDELRDALHGCAREAEIYDGLTVHYLDDISAVACSFRAPEPTVVLTSGLRAQLTRPQLDAVIEHERAHLDQRHHFALLLAGLNRACLPRFGPARRLDRMTRLLVELIADDESVRRCGRDTVASALAAIAQLTANPGLAARSERVLAATK; encoded by the coding sequence ATGGTGGTTCTCGCTGCGTGCCTCGTCTATGTTGTCACCGTGACGGCGGCCGGGCCTTTGCTGCTGACCAGTGGTCAGTGGCAGGTCTGGTACCCGCGGCTGGCTCTCGCCTGCTGGCATCTCGCGCTGGCATCCAGCGCCGCTGTTCTCATCTTCGGTGTGGGTTTCGCGATCATCCGGGCGTCAGCCGGTGAATCTGGTCGGCAAGGACTGGCTGCGCTGCTGCCCGGGCTGGCGATCTGGCTGATGCTTTTCGTGGTCGGCGCCCTGAGTGCCCTGTTCCTCGGCCAGTCAGAACACGTCGTCCGCCAAGAGCACTCGCGTCGGGACGAGCTGCGCGACGCGTTGCACGGATGCGCGCGCGAGGCCGAGATCTACGACGGACTCACCGTGCACTACCTTGACGACATCTCAGCGGTGGCGTGCTCCTTCCGGGCTCCGGAGCCGACGGTTGTCCTGACCAGTGGGCTTCGAGCGCAACTGACCAGACCGCAGCTCGACGCTGTGATCGAGCACGAGCGCGCCCATCTTGACCAGCGGCATCACTTCGCTCTGCTGCTGGCTGGTCTGAACCGTGCCTGCCTGCCGAGGTTCGGTCCGGCACGCCGGCTGGATCGGATGACGCGGCTTCTCGTCGAGCTGATCGCCGACGACGAGTCTGTTCGTCGGTGTGGCCGCGACACGGTCGCGTCGGCGCTCGCCGCGATCGCGCAGCTCACAGCCAATCCGGGCCTGGCTGCCAGGTCCGAACGCGTACTCGCGGCGACGAAGTGA
- a CDS encoding heavy-metal-associated domain-containing protein, with protein MSVEPPSASSHYNRSVAARVLADVAGIGPFAPPGQSVAPRFFGPGRRISTEMVPLQAVPGGHLTAVQLEYLRSRMRPCLAGQVTSASHAVSWRDSDGVANVAHCGPLGPVVPVVARETTLVLWRALAANSDLQRAAESLPEDSRTVMAASTTDKDPVEILRVGVDTTARALVQHAYLADSTPFRDAGAFAAGLRDSGIFAVVANTWFWGLQSSTFRRGMVPVRLVTQPDGSVRYAVETTAILRSMKDVAVTEAHETFRRAVSDEGLTVDEALRKYDVLLGVMPRQYAMLPAGEQPRCLANMSVDGGRVLPGVVDTFVRTFVELLDLVRVTGGQDSEEGWGMETPDEVFEVPDMTCSHCTNTITGVLEALGVQVSSIDPDSKEVVVAFPTAEMRERSFEAIRARGYTVVPRSA; from the coding sequence ATGTCTGTCGAGCCGCCGTCGGCGAGTTCTCACTACAACCGATCCGTCGCGGCCCGAGTCCTGGCCGATGTTGCCGGGATCGGACCGTTCGCACCGCCTGGACAATCGGTTGCCCCGCGATTCTTCGGACCGGGGCGCCGTATCTCGACCGAGATGGTGCCGTTGCAAGCGGTCCCCGGAGGTCATCTGACGGCGGTGCAGTTGGAGTATCTGCGGAGCCGGATGCGGCCTTGCCTCGCCGGACAGGTGACCAGTGCGTCGCATGCTGTCAGTTGGCGTGACAGCGACGGTGTCGCGAACGTGGCCCACTGCGGTCCACTGGGGCCGGTGGTGCCGGTCGTTGCGCGAGAGACAACTCTCGTGCTGTGGCGTGCGCTGGCGGCGAACAGCGACCTTCAGCGGGCCGCGGAGTCGCTCCCCGAGGATTCCCGGACGGTGATGGCCGCGAGCACCACGGACAAGGATCCGGTCGAGATCTTGCGCGTCGGTGTCGACACGACCGCACGTGCGCTGGTGCAGCACGCCTACCTCGCGGATTCGACGCCGTTCCGGGACGCTGGTGCGTTCGCTGCCGGACTGCGTGACTCCGGGATCTTCGCAGTGGTGGCGAACACCTGGTTCTGGGGGCTGCAATCGTCGACGTTCCGCCGTGGGATGGTCCCGGTGCGGCTGGTGACGCAGCCGGACGGCTCAGTGCGGTATGCCGTAGAGACGACGGCGATCTTGCGATCGATGAAGGACGTCGCGGTCACCGAGGCGCACGAGACGTTCCGGAGGGCCGTCTCGGACGAGGGACTGACCGTGGACGAGGCGCTGCGCAAGTACGACGTACTGCTCGGGGTGATGCCGCGGCAGTACGCGATGCTGCCTGCGGGTGAGCAGCCGCGGTGCCTGGCCAACATGTCTGTCGACGGTGGGCGTGTGCTGCCTGGCGTAGTGGACACTTTTGTACGGACGTTCGTCGAGTTGCTCGATCTGGTGCGGGTCACCGGCGGGCAGGATTCCGAGGAGGGATGGGGCATGGAGACTCCGGACGAGGTGTTCGAGGTTCCGGACATGACCTGTTCGCACTGCACGAATACGATCACGGGCGTCCTGGAGGCGCTCGGGGTGCAGGTCTCGAGCATCGATCCGGACAGCAAGGAGGTTGTCGTGGCGTTCCCGACGGCCGAGATGCGGGAGCGGTCTTTCGAGGCGATCCGCGCCCGCGGATACACGGTCGTGCCGCGTAGCGCCTGA